A segment of the Panicum hallii strain FIL2 chromosome 1, PHallii_v3.1, whole genome shotgun sequence genome:
TCTGCCATATCTGCAGGCGAACGCTAGAGTTTTTCAGTCATAGTTTAAAGCTGTCTTAATCATGTACCTTATCTTTGTTTATATTGAGCATATTATTTTGGCCTTTTACAGTGGGATTGTAGCTACGGTGTTTGGAGCTACTGGGTTTCTTGGGCGTTATCTTGTGCAGCAGCTTGGTGAGATGATAAGACTATGATTttttataatttgagttatgAATAGAGAGGTTACTCAAACACTGAATTTTATTCAGCCAAGATGGGATCTCAAGTGCTTGTCCCATTCCGAGGTTCTGAGGATTGTCACCGCCACCTGAAGATTATGGGTGACTTGGGTCAGGTAAAATAGTAATGAAGTAGCTTCAGCAATTAACTCATTTTTCTATATATTTATTTTTCATTCTTTTAACTTCTGGCAGATTGTGCCGATGAAATATCATCCAAGAGATGTTGATTCTATTAAGGCTGTTATGGCCAAGTCAAATGTGGTTGTTAACCTCATAGGTGTGTTTCACTTGAGACGCATATTGTATTCAGCTTTTCATGATCAAATCTTATTCTGACTTTTTTAACTCCACCTCAACAGGACGAGAGTATGAAACAAGGAACTACAGCTTCGAAGAAGTAAACCATCATATGGCTGAACAGCTTGCTATGGTATTCCCTGTATACACGTCCATTTTACTTCCTGTTGCAGATCTGCTCTCCAAGCATGTTGCCCATTTTTCTAGAAATATTTGTTTTGGGGAAAGAAAAAAACTATGTAGGTTGTTTTCTGCAAGGGAGTTGAAAACTATGATTTGATAGTGCATACTGCTTAGCTGTAGTGAAAAACTTTAGTAGTGGGCCTTCTGGCTCTGGCTCACAGACACAGATCACGTAAGCATAAGAAGGCAGCTGATCTCATTATTTTGCATATTGCTAAAAGGTTGCCACCTGGCAGGATCACATAACCCATGGTTATTGATTTTCAATTGTACCTGCGTAGTTAACTTAGGTAAGGTTGCTTCCAGATCTAGCATGATCCATGCCATATCAAAGATATGTTAGCTTTCTATTCTGAGTTTCTGACAGGGTAACTGTAGCTGGCCTTTTGATTAATATCAGTTCGtatatctcttatttatcttccTTGCTGTAAAGATTTATAGCTTAGCTTCTTGGTATCGTGTAGAGGATGTTGCTTTACTTCTTGTGTAATGCCCTTTACTCCTCTCGAAAGTGAAGAATGTATGTCTCCTCGCACTGAGCCATTGCTTTGTTGGTCTGTTAGTTTAGGGCCATATTGGCAGGTTCTGGTACGGAATCTAACCGCTACTTGTGCAAGAGTTTTGCCCTGAGGAATATCCTGATTACATAATTTCTTAAAGCCACTAACTATTCATGTTGCATAAGCAATTGGAAATTGCATTATCATTTATGGTACTTTTGTTTGCAATATGAGAACTGGACTCATGTTAAGACTCTGGTGCCTGGCTAGTAACCTGATGCTCTGGATTCTACACAGCTTGCTAAGGAGCATGGGGGTATCATGAGATTTATCCAGGTTTCTTGCCTAGGGGCATCACCCTCTTCTGAATCTAGAATGTTGAGGACAAAAGCTGCAGGAGAGGAATCGATCTTGAAAGAATTTCCTGAGGTGATGACCTGCTTTCAACTCTAGTCACACAGCAGAGGATGATAGCTCTTGTTTCAGAACCATCCAAAGGCCAATGTCAATAGTAAATAATATACCCCTTTCCTATAAGTAATGAGTTTAACTGAAATTTTGTTTCTATACATCAACAGGCTACAATCATGAGGCCTGCAACAATGATTGGCACAGAAGATCGAATTTTAAACAGATGGGCCCAATTCGCGAAGAATTGGGGTTTCCTCCCGCTTGTCGGCGGTGGAACTGCAAAGTAATTGAGTTTACCTGTTGCCTGTTCTCGTAATGCCTGACCTGAAAGTTAGTTTAGATAATGAAATAGTCCACTCTCATGCATTTTAGAAGTTCTTTACCAGCAGGTAAATTACATGGATGCTACCTTTTTGCAGGATTCAGCCTGTTTatgtgattgatgttgctgCTGCTATTGTCAACTCCCTCAAGGATGATGGTACTAGCATGGGAAAGATATATGAGCTCGGGGGACCTGAGATTTACACTGTCCATGAGCTGGTAATTATTACTCAAACCTTTGTTGTGCTGATGAATAAAATTTAAATTTGCATTTGAGCTGATGTGACTGTGATTGGGTATAACAGGCTGAGCTGATGTATGAGACAATCCGTGAATGGCCGCGGTATGTCAATGTTCCGCTTCCTGTTGCAAGGGTATGAATTTAATTACAAGCACATGTTGACCAGAAAACTGGGCATCATTTAGACACCCCTTGTTGACTTGTATAGTTCTGAAATGCAGGCTATTGCTTCTCCAAGGGAAATGTTGCTAAACAAAGTGCCATTTCCCCTGCCAACCCCTTCTATTTTCAACCTAGATCAGATCAATGCATTCTCTGTGGACAACCTCGTGTCTAAAGATGGTGAGGATCTCATTAGTAGCATCGAATTTTACTTTATTCACTGCATCCTGCTCATACTGTTCCAACACATCTTGCAGCTCTCACTTTCGAGGACCTGGGCATCATGCCTCAGAAGCTGAAGGGGTACCCTGTGGAGTACCTCATTTGTTACCGGAAGGGCGGGCCTGCTTTTGGCTCAACCGTGAGCGAGAAGATGAGGAGCTCCGAGATGTAACAGCCTCCTCCCATCCCTGAAGACACTGTAGATTTATAATCATTTAGTTGCAGGTGCATTGTTGTGTTTGTTGTCCGGCCATCTGTCGCCGCCGCAGCTGCTCCCGCCGGCTGCCTCACCAGTGGGCAGGAGCAGGACCCAAATTCCATGCATGGCTCCTGCTCCTTGTTTGTTTTTACATCAATAAGAAGAACGCTCAGATGTTTTCTTTTGTCAAAATTCTTGAGCCGGATGCAACAAGTGGAGAGAGGAACCGTTCCAACGATGACACGACTGTGGGGAGGAGGTCTCAGAGCATAATATAATCCTTGATTCTGAATACAGGGCCCCATTCTTTCCCAGTGTTTTCTTCTGTCCGCGCGTGGAATATTTTTGCTAGCGGGAGCGTTCGCGTCGAGTTGAGTAGTAGCCGAGTTTGTTGGAGACGGGGTTCTGCCGCTGCATCTGGGGGCTGGGGCTCGTCGTCGTTGATGGCGCCCCGTCGGTTGGCGTCccgtcggtacatacggacaggagTACCTTTTGCTAGGGTATCCAGACTCTTAGTATATCACTGTCGTCTTACAGGTAAGGGCACGATGGAGTCtggctccggcgtgtgcgccaagcgcatcgtggtggatgcgcgccaccacatgctcgaccgcctatcctccatcatcgcTAAGGAACTGCTCAACAACCTTCGTAATAGTCCGCTACGAGGAGATCGGCATCTCCGCGGGCCTAGCCCGTCACGGAGTCACCTGGCAGTCTGTCCGCCATGATGGACACGAGATTATCCGTGACCTCACCCTTGTCCTCTGGGAGACGAGACGTACGGCCCggacctgacagctgggatcgtGGCCTTCGAACCTCCCCCTGGAGCTCATATAGGTCCGGCGCCCCTACGTGCCCATAAGGACAAGGTACTTGGGGATGACCTCCAcaggcccggacctcccagggggtccggcaccgccacgtgtgggagccagacccctatggGGCTGTCTCTCCAACTGGTCTCAGGGGCCCGGACCCTCTTTTTCCTCCGGGATGGGGTCCGGCGCCGTCACGTGCTGCCAAGGTGGCAGCTCCAGGGCCGtccctgccacgtgcccatgGCAGAAGGTTCTCcgcgggacgccagcccaacaacagcattgaatgcgggtaggtgggccgGGTATGCCCAAATCAAAGCATGGTCTACCCAagtgacaccacggtaagcccgcctatttccaaggcggcgcgtcactgtGCTTTGCGCACGGGTagacggcgtgtagtcacatcatgtcgccgcgcgcgtgagtaatgatggcctgctgcaggtgcgctgaggcgtgcgctgcaacagtgcatgcggaggcgacggcgcggcagggtcagcgctgcttcttCATCTGTCAGAGGGAcctgacccaacagtggcaaCACGGCTTctactgttgggtaacactgacatcATTCACTGTGCCGGCAAGGcggcacacggccatatccaggttgtagatacgcacatcaacttcctgATAGTgaggactacaggaaggagctgaagaagaagatcacaTATCTCTCATATTACAGGTTCCTGTTggctgggcccacctgtcgggggcccgcacagtgtaagcactcccgttggactataaaagggagagcgcaccCGTTAGAACAGGTTCCTCCGGAAGTCCCTTCTCAGTCTACACAAGTACTAGACCCACAAGCCTTCCTCCAAGCttccacaatcaatacaacactcaagtggatatagggtattacgctccggcggcccgaaccactctaaatccttgtgtCCTTCCCGTGTTGATCGGCCCATCGATCAAACGCTCCTAGATCTCTCTcaaactcttcctaaactaggattagacgggtatattccgccacccggctggagatttcctccgacacgCCGCATTGCTCGGCGAGTGTCGCATTGAGGTTTGTGCATCTTGTGACGTCCGCATAAAATGGTGCGTTGACAAAAGACCTGCAGCACGGCAAAATCAGTTGCAGATGGTGAGATGGAGCCCAGCACGCCCAGTGAGTGGAGTGGTGCTCTCATGAGAGATGGATGTGCCACCACCCGTTACTGTAACATGGGCCAGCAGCACGCGTGGATCACTCGATTGAAAACCGCATCCAATCACGCAACGATCGCATCCATCGCCGCGATCGTCTCTCTGAATTAACTTGATTTCATTTGATGAGGCATGGCTACCGTTTGTTTATTCGAGTACAGTACATGGTACAGGGCATACGATGATGCCGGTGGGACAGCTCACGTTAAAGCCACGCACCGTCGTGTTACAAAGGCGCAGGGTGGCATGGAATCATGCTCTTTATTAGTCAAGTCGTCGACGGCCCTACGACCAGAGCACTAGCTTATACTACCAACTTGGTTGTTAGATTATCTAGATCATTTGTCAGAGTGCCGAGCATGATTCTGGGATTTGATTCAACTGAACGTTTCACGCCCAGGGTGTCATTCTTGATCACAACTGGCCAGGCATCAATCAGCCATCCAGATTATTAAGTACTACTAGAAATAGCTTATTTTCATCGCCATCTTGTCTGAAGTCTGATGATCTAGGCACAGAAAATACTGAAGAAAGCTGGCATGTAAAAGAGGGCGGGATACTCTTGGCAAAACAAGGTGGCCATACCTTGCTATGCCACTGATCTAAGGCGGAATCAGTCGATCCTAAAAACTGAAAAACATGTacattttctcttttttctctCTAATACGCATAAGAGTTGTGTATTATTTCAATGTAAAAGGAACGTAACAGGTAGCGCTGGCCCTGCATATTTCAATCCATCGTTTTCCTTTGTGACTTCTACCTTTATACGATCAGCGatcagaaaaataaaaaatggcAATAGCTAAATGATGATGCGTGATATCGCTCAACCATATGTATACGTCCGGTTATTATTACGTTGTGACAATTGAAAAATATCAACCTACTGTAGCCACATCATTAACGGACAAACGCATGCAGATCAAGGGGCGCCAAGCCCTGCAGACTGCAGAGGTGCCGATCGGTCGAGCCTCGTCATCATTTATTCTCAATCGTGGTGCTTTGATGCCCTGATTTTTTGGTTTGGTGTGTGCTCTTGTGGCAATTCTTCTCCTTTTCCCTGGGTTCCTTCTTGCCAGTTGCCAAGCAGAGACAAGCCATTGATGGGGGGATTTGACCCTTTCTTCCCCCAACGCGTTTACTtgctttattttatttttagttttctTCTGCACGAGCACATCTGATCTAGTGATCCCGGCGTTCATGTACCTTGCCGCTTTGTTAATTCACGCAGTGCAGGTACCCTTTTTCGCAGTGATACGATACGCTTCTCTGCGGAGCAAGTACTGCGCTCACTTTTGAGCTCGCTTTTCAGCACTTCAATTCACTTGCACTGCGCGGCTTCGTCAGCTTACTGTACCCGACTACCCGTAGTATAGAAGAAAGTATCTATCCAATGTTCTTCTCGTCAGCTTCAGATGCAAAACTTGTCTCTTCGCTTTCCCTGAAAGAGAGAAGGCGCAGGACGAGTACGTTTGCATTGTGTGAGTGAGTGAGGTTTGGGGCCGTGTGTCTTCaacattctttttttttcttttctttaaaTTTGCGATATGCTGTCCACAGCAAAATAATGAAAATAGGCAGTTAGTCACATGCATGGAACGAGACGTATTTAATTCACACTTTTACATGAGCAGTGAATGAATGGCCGTACTGCCGCTCGCCGTAACGTGACCCGCGGTAAACAAAACGGGCAGGGCGTGAAGTTGAACTGATTCCTATCTACCAGCCAAACGTGGTAGGTATGCATGACGACACCACTCGAGCTATCACATAGCACAAGAAATGTGTATACTCCATTATAAATAGGATAAGAGGAAGATTCATCATCCTGTTGAAAAATGGCCTAGCTCCGCGAATGCCGGCCCAGCCACATTGTTAGGCGTCAAACCATAGGAGAGGAGCTAAGGAAAAGTGCCCGCGGCCGCCTCCTGATCGCTGGTTGAAGTTTTGTCATAACGCCCGGagatgtaaaagatattcactcCGTCCTAAATTATAATTCGTTTTGACTAGATACATATATTTGTCCTAAATTATAATCCGTTTTGACTAGATACATATATTTCTAGCTGTATTTTATGTCTAGATGTATAAAAAAACTTATATCTCTAATCATTGCTAAAGGGTCGAGGGTATATCTTTTGCGCTAGTCAAAAGGAAGTGGTGAACACCGTACCTTAGCTTGAATCGTGAGCTGGTGAACCCAGGTGAAATCTGTCTTGTCCTTGGCACAACACTAATGCACATGTATACTCTCTGACTAGATGCGCACAGCACCACACGTGTGTTGTGCATGTAAGATACGTATGCATAAAATTCTACCCATCCGCAACATTTGCATACCAATACCAATACTTGACGACGAAGCAAGACTACCGCCATCAACAATGAAAGCCCACCGGCCACATGCATGTCAATTAAATTCACCAGCTAGCCGTTTCCACGGGGTACATGTAAGATAGCACGGAACTACTCTTCTTCCTTTCGCTTTCGTCATTCCTTGGAAGCACACACCACCAACGCACCACGGCTGTTTCCGTTCCGTTCCGATTCATGACCATGTTCATGGGGGACAACCAAGATCACGAGGAGACGTGGGCGCCACCACCGTACCTGCCGCCTCCGTTGTGCCCAGTTCCGGCACGGGCATTGCACCCGCGACCCTCCTGCCCAGACCACAAGCAACCAGCAGCTGCGGACCTTTTAGAAAACGCGCCACCGACCAGGTAAGCAGCGGGGAAATCCCCAAAGTGCCCTCGCGCCTGAGTTGTGTGGCTGAGGGGACGGAATCACGAGGCCATGATGGAGCGGCATAAACTGCCACCAGTTAAGGCTAAGCACGGTGTCCCACCGCTCACCGACACCGTGGGCCCCACCCGCACTAAGGTATGCAAACGGCCTTGGGGCGGTGGACGGCCCCCGCTCCTGTCGCGGGCCCACGGCTCGGGACGCGGCGGGGTCCACGGGAGAAGGGTAGGAGGGGCAGCCAGCCCCATTTTTTCCGTTTTCGGTTGGGCCAATGAGCAGGCACCACGTCGGACGTTAAAAAATCTCAACGGGGGTCATGCTGTCGGATCCGGGCTTTGCTTGGCTTCGCTTTTTTTTAATGCTAAGACACGGGCGTCTGGACTCGGTGAAAATATAGAACGCCTCGCTTGAGCGCATGGCACGTTCTTCTCACCCGCTAAAGATATTATTTCGACTGCTCGTCTCGCTCTTGCTGCTCCCGGCCATCCCCACCTCGTCATCCTTCTAGAGCACACTGCCTCATTTTCCAGCATACCGCGCTGCCCTCGCACCCGCTCCCCACACGCTCCACCGATGGGACGGCCCTGGCCGACGAGAAGGGCAGCGACAGAGGCCACCGGTGACCCCATCGCGATGCGGAGAAGTAGGAGCGCGCCCAGCGCGCGGCACGACCGCGCAGCGCTCCGGCGAGTAGGGTGGCGACGGCTCGAACAGGGTGGAGGAGAAGAGAGCACCCTCATGCACACACGCTCGATACGCGCAGCTCTCCTGCTCCCTGCGCCGCCTCGAGACGTCCCGGTTGGCGACGTGGCAAGCCCCCAAGACGGCGCACGAGGCCGGTGGCGAGCTCCATGCCACCAATGGGAGAGATTAGGAATGACCAATGAAGATGGTACTTATATATTTATCATAATAGGTCCCATTACAAGTAAACCGTCCATAGAGATTAAAGATGACCAATAAAGATGGTGATGATTCCGGAGGGACGAGTTTAGACTACTACGCCTTATAATCACAGTGGTCATAAGAAGATTCTTTGTATAGTATTTTGCGATTTTATTTGATTTCCATAACAATCAAACATACAAACTAGTAAAACATTTATTAGCCTTATTTTTTGAAAACATGTGTGGAACATTCTCTGCTACTAATTAGAGAAAGTATATATTTTTCAACCCGTAAAAAAGAACATACAAGAGCAAGTGATATAACTATCTTTCTACAATGTGTATCAAAGAACACGACGAGATAGGAGTAAATTAATACCATATTAAATAACATTACATTTGCAAATATTATTTTACACGTGGATGCATGCTACCGTAACACCTTCGCTTATAAAGATTCATCGTGTGACGATAAAACCAACTTGTCATAGTATTTTCCTGCCTTTCTCACTGTAGTATTTTTACTTTTCTTAAGGTGAGTGTCCATATCATTCTTGCGATTCACCTATATATATTTTTGTTCTTATCATCACTGCATTAAGAGAATCTTACCCGAACTCGGTGCCATCCAATGCTTGAGATCTTGTCAACGTGAGACCACCTTCACCTAAAGTTACCCCTGTTACCCTGTAGTTTCTAAAAAATCCATTGCAAAATCATTTACCAAACCTGCAGGAAATATTAACAAACCAATAATTTCAGCAGGGAAGGAATCACTCCTAATTTTTCTTCAGGGTGCagggaagagaagaagaaacCCAAAACCCGCAATGAAGCCAGCACGGCCGGGCCAGAATGGAGAAAGGGAAAAACCCATCGAAACGGCGCAGTAGGATTTTGGCGACGGCAGTAAGTAAACGAGAAGTGGAAGCAAAAGGAGACAGAAAAAAAAAGCGTCTCCTTCGACGCAGCTGTGTTcccttccctccctccctcctctcggtctctctcctctccccttccctttccCACCGCCGAAGCGGAAAACATCGTCCGACACGAGGGGTGCCCCCCTCCGCATCGCCGACCGGACGCGCTGCCGTCCGCCGAGTCTAATTCGCGCCGCCACCACGGAGGGGAAGCCTCTCTGGCGTAGCATCCGTCgtcgtcggcgccgccgccttccccctcccctcttctggaCCGGCGTGGAGCCGAGATCCGTCCGACTTGGGCCGTTCTGCTGTGATGGTAAGGGAGCCCTAGCTTGCTTGGATTACTGCTTTGCTCCGGGAGTCATCGCATCTCCGAATCTCTCCCCCTCCCCGTCCAGTCAGTTGTGGATTTTGTTCGCCGCGTCATGGTGCTTGATTCAGTCCTGCTTCCAGAGAGAGCGCGAGATCCGGGAGCAGCACGACGCGTCCGTGCATGGTCAAGCACACA
Coding sequences within it:
- the LOC112878136 gene encoding NADH dehydrogenase [ubiquinone] 1 alpha subcomplex subunit 9, mitochondrial; this translates as MQSAAWRRHLLDHHLSPSTSAAIAAFRSASQTGLTPQGLCGADGARYMSSARAPAVKGSGHLVRKGTGGRSSVSGIVATVFGATGFLGRYLVQQLAKMGSQVLVPFRGSEDCHRHLKIMGDLGQIVPMKYHPRDVDSIKAVMAKSNVVVNLIGREYETRNYSFEEVNHHMAEQLAMLAKEHGGIMRFIQVSCLGASPSSESRMLRTKAAGEESILKEFPEATIMRPATMIGTEDRILNRWAQFAKNWGFLPLVGGGTAKIQPVYVIDVAAAIVNSLKDDGTSMGKIYELGGPEIYTVHELAELMYETIREWPRYVNVPLPVARAIASPREMLLNKVPFPLPTPSIFNLDQINAFSVDNLVSKDALTFEDLGIMPQKLKGYPVEYLICYRKGGPAFGSTVSEKMRSSEM